In Nocardia sp. NBC_00403, one DNA window encodes the following:
- a CDS encoding ROK family protein, whose translation MYQLTARDIRRRNRFCVLQAVYAADGHTSRQEIAQATGLSFATVGNMIAELLDVGVLAELGYDAPGIGRPRARLAINPVRGTLIGVDIAETSVHFDLFDLAMSVLRSVEIPVDPAATRPDDVAELIIRGIGELTAGDADRVLGIGLSVPGLVEPEGGVSVFSPYWHWHNVPLKELLERRLPHPLYLDNPLKASTAAQLWFGAGRDVDDLIVVTLRAGVGIGVVIDGMLYRGVTNSAGEWGHTNLVLDGRACSCGRNGCVEAYVSAPGIVQTLRELAPSSPLISGDDARTIAAIAAAAARGDSVALEVIDKTGQYLGVAVANLVNLFNPRTMVFGDLVANHLGTPLLEVTRRVAAHHAMSDPFEAVTLQLCTLRHNPASLGAATFALEGFLADRETFGSIAARRALRASST comes from the coding sequence GTGTACCAGCTGACCGCGCGCGACATCAGACGCCGTAACAGGTTCTGCGTACTACAGGCGGTCTATGCCGCCGACGGCCATACCAGCCGGCAGGAGATCGCACAGGCCACCGGACTGTCGTTCGCCACGGTCGGCAACATGATCGCCGAGCTGCTCGACGTCGGCGTGCTCGCCGAACTCGGCTACGACGCTCCCGGCATCGGCCGACCGCGGGCCCGTCTTGCGATCAATCCCGTGCGCGGCACTCTCATCGGTGTCGACATCGCGGAAACCAGCGTCCATTTCGACCTGTTCGACCTGGCCATGTCGGTGCTGCGCTCGGTCGAGATCCCCGTCGATCCCGCGGCCACCCGGCCCGACGACGTCGCCGAACTGATCATCCGCGGTATCGGCGAGCTGACCGCGGGCGATGCCGACCGGGTGCTCGGCATCGGCTTGAGCGTGCCGGGGCTCGTCGAACCCGAGGGCGGAGTCTCGGTGTTCTCGCCATATTGGCACTGGCACAACGTCCCACTCAAGGAACTGCTCGAACGGCGGCTGCCACACCCGCTCTACCTGGACAACCCACTCAAGGCCAGCACCGCGGCACAGCTGTGGTTCGGCGCGGGCCGCGACGTCGACGACCTGATCGTCGTGACGCTGCGCGCCGGTGTCGGCATCGGTGTCGTCATCGACGGAATGCTCTACCGCGGCGTCACCAACAGCGCGGGCGAATGGGGCCACACCAACCTCGTGCTCGACGGACGCGCATGCTCCTGCGGCCGCAACGGCTGCGTCGAGGCATACGTGAGCGCACCGGGCATCGTGCAAACCCTGCGCGAACTCGCCCCATCCAGCCCGCTGATCAGCGGCGACGATGCACGTACCATCGCGGCCATCGCCGCGGCCGCGGCGCGCGGCGACAGCGTGGCACTCGAGGTCATCGACAAGACAGGCCAGTACCTCGGCGTCGCCGTGGCCAATCTGGTGAACCTCTTCAACCCGCGCACCATGGTCTTCGGCGACCTCGTCGCCAACCACCTCGGCACGCCGCTGCTCGAGGTGACCCGCCGCGTCGCCGCACACCACGCGATGTCCGACCCCTTCGAGGCGGTGACGCTGCAACTGTGCACGCTCCGGCACAACCCGGCCAGCCTCGGCGCCGCGACCTTCGCTCTGGAGGGCTTCCTCGCCGACCGCGAAACCTTCGGCTCGATCGCGGCTCGCCGCGCCCTGCGCGCCTCGTCGACGTAG
- a CDS encoding alpha/beta hydrolase, which yields MTETQNDQISLHPQVQAYLARLAGFNFGALHTFPPEQAREGLRRQIALLGEPEPIAQVEDRTIPGASSRIPIRIYTPDGSGPFPVLVFFHGGGFMLGDLDTHDGLARSLANGAQCIVVSVDYPRAPEHTFPAAPEACYTATQWVADNAASINADAARIAVGGDSAGGNLATVVAQMARDNDGPALVFQLLIYPDLDFRRTNFSIREYAGKYGNIGRETQHWFMDNYLNSAEEKLDPRVSPLLAPDLAQLPATLIITAQYDALRDEGEQYGERLEAAGVPVTVTRYPGMIHEFLRHPFDDSKQARAEAAAALAQAFTR from the coding sequence ATGACCGAAACACAAAACGACCAGATCTCACTCCACCCGCAGGTCCAGGCCTATCTGGCGCGCCTGGCCGGCTTCAACTTCGGTGCGCTGCACACCTTCCCGCCGGAGCAGGCGCGCGAAGGTCTCCGCCGACAGATTGCTCTGCTCGGCGAGCCGGAACCCATCGCACAGGTCGAGGACCGCACCATCCCGGGCGCGAGCAGCCGGATTCCGATCCGTATCTACACCCCGGATGGCAGCGGCCCCTTCCCCGTGCTCGTCTTCTTCCACGGTGGCGGCTTCATGCTCGGCGATCTGGACACCCACGACGGCTTGGCGCGCAGCCTTGCCAACGGCGCACAGTGCATCGTCGTCTCGGTCGACTACCCGAGGGCTCCCGAACACACTTTCCCCGCGGCGCCCGAGGCCTGCTACACCGCGACACAGTGGGTGGCCGACAACGCGGCGAGCATCAATGCCGATGCCGCGCGGATCGCCGTCGGCGGTGACAGTGCGGGCGGCAATCTGGCGACCGTTGTCGCGCAGATGGCACGAGACAACGACGGCCCGGCGCTGGTCTTCCAGCTGCTGATCTACCCCGATCTCGATTTCCGCAGAACGAATTTCAGCATCCGCGAGTACGCGGGCAAGTACGGCAACATCGGCCGCGAAACCCAGCACTGGTTCATGGACAACTACCTCAACAGCGCCGAGGAGAAGCTCGATCCACGCGTCTCGCCACTGCTGGCCCCCGACTTGGCCCAGCTCCCTGCCACACTCATCATCACCGCCCAATACGACGCACTGCGCGATGAAGGCGAACAGTACGGCGAACGCCTCGAAGCAGCGGGCGTGCCGGTCACGGTCACCCGCTATCCGGGCATGATCCACGAGTTCCTTCGGCACCCCTTCGACGACAGCAAACAAGCACGAGCCGAGGCCGCGGCGGCGCTCGCGCAGGCCTTCACCCGTTGA
- a CDS encoding histone-like nucleoid-structuring protein Lsr2 → MARRIIEALVDDIDGSQGDETVSFAVDGRVYDIDLSAANAARLRAALEPWAEKARKTGRVSSGGGRKRAATGGEQLAAIRAWAAENGHQVSNRGRISAEVMAAYRAAQDAPRVPPPARSKRDTPAVAERERKRGAKEGKKTAEVGA, encoded by the coding sequence GTGGCAAGGCGAATCATTGAGGCGCTGGTCGACGACATCGACGGTTCACAGGGTGACGAAACGGTGTCCTTCGCAGTCGACGGCCGCGTGTACGACATCGATCTGTCGGCCGCGAATGCCGCCAGGCTGCGGGCGGCACTCGAGCCGTGGGCGGAGAAGGCTCGCAAGACGGGCCGGGTGTCTTCCGGCGGTGGCCGGAAGCGGGCCGCAACCGGTGGCGAGCAACTCGCCGCCATCCGCGCATGGGCTGCCGAGAACGGCCACCAGGTATCGAACCGCGGCCGTATCTCGGCGGAGGTGATGGCCGCATACCGCGCAGCGCAAGACGCACCGCGGGTGCCGCCACCCGCACGGAGTAAGCGGGACACCCCAGCTGTCGCGGAACGGGAACGGAAGCGTGGCGCGAAGGAAGGCAAGAAGACGGCCGAAGTCGGCGCGTAG
- a CDS encoding TetR/AcrR family transcriptional regulator translates to MVKRGPYGKGIERREQILDAALRTIAERGYLATSIAELAEAVGLSQGGLLHYFGTKEELFVAVLRKRDESDLAAVHGPAPAAFVEIVRRNTTVPGLIELFTHMQAAAADPRHPAHHYMLERYRLGTEGFSRALREMQKAGELSEDLDTDAAATMFFALADGLQARWLIDPSLDMAALLEQWWQRYTAGTSINSRPAKHI, encoded by the coding sequence GTGGTGAAACGGGGTCCCTATGGAAAAGGCATCGAACGGCGGGAACAGATCCTCGACGCCGCGCTGCGCACCATCGCCGAGCGCGGATACCTGGCCACATCCATTGCTGAACTCGCGGAGGCGGTCGGGTTGAGCCAGGGCGGTCTGCTGCACTATTTCGGGACGAAAGAGGAATTGTTCGTCGCTGTGCTGCGCAAGCGCGACGAATCCGACCTCGCCGCCGTGCACGGCCCCGCGCCCGCGGCATTCGTGGAGATCGTCCGCCGAAACACGACGGTGCCCGGACTGATCGAGCTGTTCACCCACATGCAGGCGGCCGCCGCGGATCCACGCCACCCTGCCCACCACTACATGCTGGAGCGCTATCGGCTGGGCACCGAGGGTTTTTCGCGCGCACTGCGCGAGATGCAGAAAGCGGGTGAGCTGTCGGAGGACCTCGACACCGATGCCGCGGCGACAATGTTCTTCGCCCTCGCAGACGGCCTGCAGGCCCGGTGGTTGATCGATCCGAGCCTTGATATGGCAGCGCTACTCGAACAATGGTGGCAGCGCTATACCGCAGGCACGTCGATCAATAGCCGTCCTGCGAAGCACATCTGA
- a CDS encoding family 1 glycosylhydrolase: protein MRLRLSSLCVAALAAVTTFAQGAPAAARPEPPARVAPLGEDFLWGVAASGFQSEGHAPDSNWTRYIAAGKTDDQYQNSVDFFSRYRSDIQLAEQLGARVYRIGIEWARIQPQPGVWDENGLRFYDNVIAAITAAGMRPMLTLDHWVYPGWEVDRGGWNNPDIVDDWLANARKVVDRYAAVDPLWVTFNEPTMYVLNETRHGGIPPLAAPAMFDRIARAHNSIYDYIHHTQPAAMVTSNVAYIPAAEDAVNGSTIISRIAAKLDYIGIDYYYGTSPDTLAGMTNFTELWKNPLQPEGIYYALQHYARLFPGKPLYIVENGMPTENGLPRADGYTRADDLNDTVYWLQRAKADGMNLIGYNYWSLTDNYEWGSYTPRFGLYTVDVRTDPTLTRRPTDAVPAYTAITRDNGVTPDYRLTRAPKSCSLVDAVASCTDPVAVPR, encoded by the coding sequence ATGCGACTCCGCCTCAGCAGCCTCTGCGTGGCCGCACTTGCCGCCGTCACCACGTTCGCGCAAGGCGCACCGGCCGCCGCACGACCGGAGCCGCCCGCGCGGGTCGCGCCGCTCGGCGAGGACTTTCTGTGGGGTGTCGCCGCCTCGGGATTCCAGTCGGAAGGGCATGCGCCCGACAGCAATTGGACCCGCTACATCGCGGCGGGCAAGACCGACGATCAATACCAGAACTCGGTCGACTTCTTCTCGCGGTACCGGTCCGACATCCAACTGGCCGAGCAGTTGGGCGCGCGGGTGTACCGAATCGGCATCGAATGGGCGCGCATACAGCCGCAGCCCGGCGTGTGGGACGAGAACGGACTTCGCTTCTACGACAACGTGATCGCCGCCATCACCGCCGCCGGGATGCGCCCGATGCTGACCCTGGACCACTGGGTCTACCCCGGCTGGGAAGTCGACCGCGGCGGCTGGAACAACCCCGACATCGTCGATGACTGGCTCGCCAACGCACGCAAGGTCGTCGATCGCTACGCCGCGGTCGATCCATTGTGGGTCACCTTCAACGAGCCCACGATGTATGTCCTCAACGAAACGCGCCACGGCGGCATCCCACCGCTCGCCGCCCCCGCTATGTTCGATCGGATCGCCCGAGCGCACAACAGCATCTACGACTACATCCACCACACCCAGCCGGCTGCGATGGTCACCAGCAATGTCGCCTACATTCCCGCCGCCGAGGACGCCGTCAACGGTTCGACGATCATCTCCCGTATCGCGGCAAAACTGGACTACATCGGCATCGACTACTACTACGGCACCTCCCCCGACACTCTCGCCGGGATGACCAACTTCACCGAACTCTGGAAGAACCCGCTCCAGCCAGAAGGCATCTACTACGCCCTCCAGCACTACGCCCGCCTCTTCCCTGGTAAGCCGCTCTACATTGTCGAAAACGGCATGCCCACCGAGAACGGCCTCCCCCGCGCCGACGGCTACACCCGCGCCGACGACCTCAATGACACCGTCTACTGGCTCCAACGCGCCAAAGCCGACGGCATGAACCTCATCGGCTACAACTACTGGAGCCTCACCGACAACTACGAATGGGGCTCCTACACACCCCGATTCGGCCTCTACACCGTCGACGTCCGCACCGACCCCACCCTCACCCGTCGCCCCACCGACGCCGTCCCCGCCTATACCGCCATCACCCGCGACAACGGCGTCACCCCCGACTACCGCCTCACCCGTGCCCCGAAATCCTGCTCCCTCGTCGACGCCGTCGCCAGCTGCACCGACCCGGTAGCCGTTCCCCGCTGA
- a CDS encoding alpha/beta hydrolase family protein → MSVLSFRRAALVAASLGICAAASIAMPQAQAQAQDLGQLRSIGVLDPAWSFAEAAVALEIVYTTQDQRDAPAPASGALYLPKGLPPQGGWPLVVWAHGTAGIGDSCAPSRRPQSERNKTYFNQILDSGYAVLAPDYQGLGTGGQFSYYNTNVEGRSILDAVAAIRTTPVPLSSRWVVIGQSEGAHAAMSAAALYGANGGGSAAGLNGVIATGLRTNPSKSLREMFERTSTGAENQVGYAAYFLASLQELHPDGVTPFLSDFGKDYVEEAASECLADLVARADGRRPAALVADPDEPTPTFEADITALAGYPEDRFASDVMIGYGTADIDVPPAETDSYGNRLQELNTGVRITVRKYPGKNHSGAFLASLPDALDFLKTHLR, encoded by the coding sequence ATGTCCGTCTTGTCTTTTCGGCGCGCAGCGCTCGTTGCGGCTTCGCTGGGCATCTGCGCCGCAGCCAGTATCGCTATGCCGCAGGCGCAGGCTCAGGCGCAGGACCTTGGACAGCTCCGCAGCATCGGAGTGCTCGATCCCGCATGGTCATTCGCCGAGGCCGCGGTTGCGTTGGAGATCGTCTACACCACACAAGATCAGCGCGACGCGCCCGCTCCGGCATCGGGTGCGCTGTACCTGCCCAAAGGCCTGCCGCCACAGGGTGGGTGGCCGTTGGTGGTGTGGGCGCACGGCACCGCGGGCATCGGCGATTCCTGTGCACCCTCGCGCAGGCCGCAATCGGAACGCAACAAGACCTACTTCAATCAGATTCTGGACAGCGGGTATGCGGTCCTGGCTCCCGACTATCAGGGGCTGGGCACCGGTGGTCAGTTCAGTTACTACAACACGAATGTCGAAGGGCGCTCGATACTGGACGCGGTCGCAGCGATTCGCACGACACCCGTTCCATTGTCGAGCAGATGGGTGGTCATCGGCCAGTCGGAAGGGGCGCATGCCGCGATGAGCGCGGCCGCCCTCTACGGCGCGAACGGCGGCGGCTCCGCGGCAGGGCTGAACGGGGTGATAGCCACGGGGCTGCGCACCAACCCGAGCAAGAGCCTGCGGGAGATGTTCGAGCGAACCTCGACCGGCGCCGAGAACCAGGTGGGCTACGCGGCGTACTTTCTTGCGTCGTTGCAGGAGTTGCACCCCGACGGCGTGACTCCCTTCCTTTCCGACTTCGGAAAAGACTATGTGGAAGAGGCGGCGTCGGAATGCCTTGCCGATCTGGTCGCCCGCGCCGACGGCCGTCGCCCCGCGGCACTGGTCGCCGACCCCGACGAGCCGACGCCGACATTCGAAGCGGATATCACCGCGTTGGCCGGATACCCCGAGGACCGCTTCGCCAGTGATGTCATGATCGGCTACGGGACCGCGGACATCGACGTACCTCCTGCGGAGACCGACAGTTACGGAAACCGGCTGCAGGAATTGAATACCGGCGTTCGAATCACCGTGCGGAAGTATCCGGGCAAGAACCATAGTGGCGCGTTCTTGGCCTCGCTGCCCGATGCCCTCGATTTCTTGAAGACACACCTGCGCTGA
- a CDS encoding LppP/LprE family lipoprotein — protein MNSALANSAIAGLAPPPAGGGWTIESASTDPIQAGCSGVLSWMAVDWQGIHPGTHVLFFTNGTYLGTATSKPYGYTEVIGKTRNTVSVQYRWPKPEDALCCPQGGPSVVTFTLNGTSIQAQGQFPPDN, from the coding sequence GTGAACTCGGCACTGGCCAACTCCGCGATCGCCGGACTGGCGCCGCCGCCGGCCGGGGGCGGATGGACTATCGAGAGCGCGAGCACCGACCCGATCCAGGCGGGATGCTCCGGCGTCTTGTCATGGATGGCGGTGGACTGGCAGGGAATTCATCCCGGAACCCACGTCCTGTTCTTCACCAACGGTACGTATCTCGGAACAGCGACGTCCAAGCCGTACGGCTACACCGAGGTGATCGGAAAGACCAGGAATACCGTCTCGGTGCAGTATCGGTGGCCGAAGCCCGAGGATGCACTGTGCTGCCCGCAGGGTGGACCGAGCGTGGTGACGTTCACCCTGAATGGAACGTCGATCCAGGCGCAGGGGCAATTCCCGCCCGACAACTGA